The genomic stretch GCGCCGACTCTTCGCCGGCCGCGCCGCCCCTCGATGGCGAAGCCCTGCTGGCGACGCTCGACGAGGACACGGCCAACGCGATTCGCGTGAAGCGCCGCCTGACGCATGGACGCAGGAGTGTACGTGATCTGCTGGAGGAATTGCGCAGCGCCCCGGCGCCGGCTGCGGCCGAGGCCGCGCCCGCGCAGAAGAAGCCCCGCTGGTGGAGACGACGCGATGAATGACGATACCCGGAAACCCGCCGCAGCGAACGCCCCGCCGTTCGACGTGACACGGTTCGAGGATCTCGGGCGGGATGTCGTCGAAACCATGCACACCCTCCGCGACTTGTTCGCGGAGCGCCTCACTACCCTGAATGCCTGTCGCGCTGCACTCGTCGAGTACCACGCAGAGCTGAACCGCGCTGAAGAGGAGCTCTCCCAACGCTCGCAGGAGCTGTGCGAACAGTACGAAAATCGTGAGGCCGACCTGACGGCCCGCGAGGAGCACTGCACCCAATCCGAGCAACTGCTCACGTCGACGCGGGAGGAACTCGCCACGGCCCAGGCCGAGGTCGACGCCGCCCGGGCGGAGATCGCCCCGCGGCTCGAGCAGCTCCAGGCCCGTGAAGCGGATGTCGCGAAGCGCGTCGCCGCCGCCGCCGAACAGGAGCACCGCGCGGCCGCCCGCGCCGTCGAAGTCGAAAAGCAGTCCGCCGCGCTGAACAAGGAGCGCGAGCGGCTTACCGCTCTCGAGCGTCGTGCCAACGAAGTAGCCGATGACGTCGCGGAACGCGAAGCCGCACTCGCTGAACGCGAAGCCGTTCTGGCCGCGCGCAGCGCGGAGGTCTCGGCGCAGGTCGCAGCATTCGACGCCCGTGCAGCCGAACTGGATGAGCGTCAGGCGGATCTCGAACAGCAGGAACAGACCCACGCCCGGCAATCCGCCGCACTCGATGAACGTGCGACGCAGCTCGCGGCCTCGGAAGACGAGTGCGCCGAGCGCGAGGGCCGGCTGGTCACGGCCGAAGAACAGTTGACCCGGTTGCGGGCGCAGCTCGAACGTGAGTTGCAGCAGCTCGCCACCCAGAAATCAGACGTCCTCAAGACGTTCGGGCTGATCGACGGTGAAGCGGGCGAGGGCGACGACCTGCCCCGCCCCGGCACCGGCCGGCAACGCGGCTCCCTGGAACGTTTCCAGAAGCTCTGCCGCGACGCCAAACGAAAAGCCCTCGGTGTGTAGCGCATGATGGAGTGACACGGATCGGCAACGGGCCGATCCCGGCCGGGCCCACGGCGTGGCCCTGTCAGATAAGAAGCGGCGCGCGTGCGCCGCGGTCCGGCGGCGCGTGAGGTAGTCTTGTCATGTTGAAAGGCCTGTTCGCACGTGGCCGCGCGGCGCTCGATGCTTCCGCGCTGTTCGGACGCGCTGCGGCGGAGGTCGGCGCACTGCCCCCGGCGACGACGGATCCCGTCACCGAGGCCCTCCGCACCGAGCGCCTGGGACTGATCCTCGGCAAGCGCGCCGAGTGGGCCGACCTGCCCAATTATGAGCAGGCCTTCGCCACCGCCGTCCGTGCCGTCGATGAGCGTTTCGCCTTTGTGCCCGAGGGCACCGTCTCCCTCGCACTCACCACCTACGACGAACCCGGCCAGCCCGAAGTCGATTGCGAGACGGAGCCATTCCTCCTTGCCCGTCACACCGTCACCAATGAGGAGTTCCAGCGTTTCGTCGACTCCCGCGCCTATGAGCAGCCCGAGCTCTGGCCCGAGGAAGTCTGGCCACACCTGATCGATTTCAAGGACATCAGTGGTGCGCACGGTCCCCGCTACTGGAGCCAGGGCCGCCACGACCGTCGTCTCGCTCGTCACCCGGTGGTTGGCATCTGTTACTACGAAGCCGCCGCTTACGCCCAGTGGGCCGGCTTCCGGCTCCCCAGCGAGGCCCAGTGGCAGATGGCTGCCAGTTGGCGCATCCGCAGCGCCGCTCACACTTACCGCCGCTACCCCTGGGGCGACGGTATGGAGTTCGATCGCTGCAACATCTGGCTTTCCGGCCACGGACAAACTCTGCCCGTCGATGCCTGCCCGCGCGGAGCCGCCCCCAACGGCGCGTTGCAACTGGTCGGCAACGTCTGGGAGTGGACGCACTCGGATTTCCACGCGGCGGATCGTGAGGGGCGCATGGTCTTCGGCAACAGCGTGATGAAAAGCATCCGCGGGGGTGCGTTCGATACCTACTTCGCCTGGCAGGCCACCGCCGCGTTTCGCACCGGGCTCGAATCTCTCGCCCGCGTGCACAATGTCGGCTTCCGGTGTGCCATGAAGCTGCTGGCCCACTAGGGTGCGCAGCGATCCGCATTGGTGTGTGAGGACTGATTGTGGCGACCGAACTCCTCGAAGCCGCGGCTCTGACGTGTCTGATCTGTGACACGCCCAACCGTACCGGCGCGTCCATCTGTGAATCGTGCTCAGCCCCCTTGTCGCTGGTGCTGGCCGCCACCGATCGCGAACCGCGCATCGTCAGCGTCATCGGTGACAGCAATGTCGGAAAGACCGTCTTTCTCGGCTTTCTGCTCGACATGCTCGCCCAGCGCGCCAACAACTTCGAGGCCATCCCCAAGGGCGCCTACTCGCTCGACCTGCCGCAAACCGTCATCAGCCACATGGCCTACCGCATGTTTCCGCCCAAGACGCCGATGGAGTCCCACCACTGGAACTGGGCCTATTACCAGGTCACCAAGCGCAGCAAGCACCCGAAGTGGGTCGATCTCGTCATGCCTGACATGGCCGGCGAGGCCATCGCCGCCGAGCTCGCTTCACCGTCGACCTTCCGTGTGATTGAGCGCTTGATCCACCGCTCGGCCGGGCTCCTGCTGCTGGTCGACGCAGCCCTGGCTGGCAACGGCTCGACCCAGCCCGATTTCTTCGCACTGAAGATGCTCAGCTACATCGACGCGATGTTTTCCAGCAAACGGCGCCAGAAGATCGACATGCCGATTGCCGTCGTCCTGACCAAGGCCGACTACTTTCCCGAGGCGTTCGACAACCCCGAGCGGTTCATCGGCGCCAATCTCAGCCGCTTCGCACACATGTGCGCCAGCCGCTGCAACAACCTGGCATTCTTTGCGAGCAGTGTCGTGGGCGCGCTCGGATACGCGACCAGCGAGAACGAAGACACCGCCACCCCAATCCCCCTGCACACGTCGCTTCGCGGCGTGATGGAGCCATTCGAATGGATGGTTGCACAGTTGTAGCTCCGCCGGCGCCCGTCGGCACTCATTGCACCGTGGATCAAGCCGTTTTTACCGCGATCCGCAACGCCTACGGCGCCGGATATCGCATTGTGGCGGCCAGCCCCGGACTCAGCACCGAGGAACAGCGCGAGATTACCCAGCGCGCCCCCTCGCATGAGAGTCTATGCGACCCCGGCCCCGCGGCCCACGGCTTCGCCGCATTCCACCTGCGGTCCGGACGTGTGTGCCTTTTCCATGTCCAGCATGCCGGTCGTGAGAAGACCAGTCGCGGCGGGCTGCAGGTCTACACCCGCATCTTCGTTCTCAGCCCGGCCGATTACACGGCGCTGGGTGCCGATCCGCTGCGCGTCATGGCCTTACTGCCCCCGAGTGCTCCCCCCGCGGCTCAACCCCCTGCGCACCTGCCGACGCTGCAGCTTGCCGTGCCCCCGGCGCCGCGCGCCGCCGCGCCCCCGGCGCCGCTCCGTGCCGGCGTACTCGCCCTCGCGACGACCGTCCTCACACAGCAGCCGGTTCTCGTCACGGAGGCCCCGGACCCACCGACCGTCCTGCGCGCCCTGTGGGGCTGCCTGCCACTCGCCCGCCGCCAGGTGTGCAGTGTTTCCCACGGTCTGCACTTCGCCCCGGCCCGTCGCTTCGACATCATGCTGGTGGACCGCCCCGATGCCCGTGGTCTGCATTTCGCGGCTGAGCAGGGCTGTCACGTTTACCCGTGGCGCGGCGTGCCCGTTACGACAGCCACCCCCTTCGACTCCTGGCTGGCATTCGTCGCACGCCGCTGGGCTACCGGAGACGCCTGGACTGTCCGACGCCTCTGTGAGCAGGCCAGTGCCCCCATCACTGCTGATATCCTCGCTGCCGCCGCCGAGTGGCAGGACGCCATTGATGCGGCCGCCGATGCCCCAGTCGGTGAACCCCTGGCAGCACTGCATGCCCGGTTGAACCAGTCCCGTCCTGTGGCACCCCTGCTGGCGACACTGTACGACGAGTTTGCTGCGACCCTTGCGGCCCGGCAAACGAAACCCTGAGGTCTCATCCGCGCGGGGCGCCGCCACCCGGCGCGCCCCGCACTCCCACTGTTCTTAAAAGCTGCTGATCCCGACCGACAGGAGCTGCACAAGCGCGTCCCGAATCAGGAGTTGTATGCGGTACTCCTGCGATGCCCGCTGGAACTCGCCCTGCGCCGAAAGCGCCCGCTCACCGGTGGAAACCGCGATCAGTTGCAGTCCTTCCAGGGGTACCGTACGTACCAGGATGTCGCTCTCCGTCCCGCGGGTCTCGGTGGCTTCCGTCGCCAGCGCATCGAGCACGGCGATGCCGTCCACGATCTCACCGAACACCGGCAGTGACTGACCGGTATCTTCGGTTCGCACGGCTCCGTCGGCGAGGTGAATCCGAAAGGCCGGACCGATCGTTGCACTGCCCGGCACCGGCAGCAATGCGACCGTCCCGCGCACAGGCGCGCGCGCGCTACCCTCATTGAAGTAAGTTACACCCCCCGCCTGTGGCTGCAGTGCCCGGCGCTGGAACCCACCACCCTGCACCACGAAGTCGGCAATCACCCGGTGAAAGATCGTGTGCTCGTAGAACTCCGAGCCACATAATCGAGGAAGTTCTCGACCGACACCGGCGCGGTGTCCGGAAACAACTCGATCAGCACCGCTCCGAGGTTGGTGCGAATCCGCACTCCCGCTACCGCCAATTCCCCCACATTCAGCACTATTTCATCCACACCGCGAATCGTCACGTCTTCGCGCGGCACATCCTCGAGTCCATCCTCCGTCCGCGTGGGAAGCTGACCGATGCGTGCGACGATCTCCGCTCCGGCTACGACCCGACCGAACACCGTGTAGCCCGGCGGATTTTCCTCCGGGTCCAACCCGGTATTGTCCGCGAGGTTGAAATAGAACTGCGACGTCGCCGAATCGGGCTCGTCGGTCCGTGCCATTGCGATCGTGTTCAGGGCGTTCGACCGGCCGCGGCGTCCTTCGTTGGCAATCGGCTCTCGGGCTGACTTCTCCGTGAGCTGGAGGTCGAATCCACCCGCCTCCAAATAGTCCGCCCCCGTCCGATGAATCACCGTACCGTCATAGAAGCCGTCGTCCACATACGCCAGAAAGTTCGCCACCGTGTTCGGGCGATCCGGTGCGAACAACTCCACGTCGAAACTGCCGAGCCGGGTCGTGATGCGCACCACCACCGCCGCGAACGCTTCGATCTGCGTGGCTACCCGGGCGACGGACTCCAGCACCAGCGGCTGCACCGGGCGCGAGAGGAACGGGC from Phycisphaerales bacterium encodes the following:
- a CDS encoding peptidylprolyl isomerase, which codes for MMRTAVYFVGGLLAVLSLGGCPLDYEDVTAPGVRVQTAAGAFTIRLLVDEAPVTVSAFLENLENGYYDRAFLHRAVAGALVEGGALALALEQKEAGTPIRNEAGNPLRNVRGTIALVRGADPDSGAAQFRINVSDQPAADPTEADPGFAVFGRVIRGLAVVDALAAEPTVDDGPFLSRPVQPLVLESVARVATQIEAFAAVVVRITTRLGSFDVELFAPDRPNTVANFLAYVDDGFYDGTVIHRTGADYLEAGGFDLQLTEKSAREPIANEGRRGRSNALNTIAMARTDEPDSATSQFYFNLADNTGLDPEENPPGYTVFGRVVAGAEIVARIGQLPTRTEDGLEDVPREDVTIRGVDEIVLNVGELAVAGVRIRTNLGAVLIELFPDTAPVSVENFLDYVARSSTSTRSFTG
- a CDS encoding peptidylprolyl isomerase gives rise to the protein MIADFVVQGGGFQRRALQPQAGGVTYFNEGSARAPVRGTVALLPVPGSATIGPAFRIHLADGAVRTEDTGQSLPVFGEIVDGIAVLDALATEATETRGTESDILVRTVPLEGLQLIAVSTGERALSAQGEFQRASQEYRIQLLIRDALVQLLSVGISSF
- a CDS encoding formylglycine-generating enzyme family protein gives rise to the protein MLKGLFARGRAALDASALFGRAAAEVGALPPATTDPVTEALRTERLGLILGKRAEWADLPNYEQAFATAVRAVDERFAFVPEGTVSLALTTYDEPGQPEVDCETEPFLLARHTVTNEEFQRFVDSRAYEQPELWPEEVWPHLIDFKDISGAHGPRYWSQGRHDRRLARHPVVGICYYEAAAYAQWAGFRLPSEAQWQMAASWRIRSAAHTYRRYPWGDGMEFDRCNIWLSGHGQTLPVDACPRGAAPNGALQLVGNVWEWTHSDFHAADREGRMVFGNSVMKSIRGGAFDTYFAWQATAAFRTGLESLARVHNVGFRCAMKLLAH